The proteins below come from a single Osmerus mordax isolate fOsmMor3 chromosome 3, fOsmMor3.pri, whole genome shotgun sequence genomic window:
- the fbxw9 gene encoding F-box/WD repeat-containing protein 9: protein MSEPHNNVEEQVAELDRHTDCQPLGPSTQESNETPRPEQLWLSPASYLSSAEPSPSPSGEGSALLSLPWEMVARIASHLPAQCVITVLPRVCHALGNVCKDSTAWQLRARRLTGPRACFPVGPRDNFDWPTACVEMEQLITCWAGQGEWATREAERDRERQGDGVGGERGAEGPEVGDVQGEKPGKAQAGVEALAQEAGFVPEEVRQVALEDGERERHQDGGPPAGGRQKEGEQRQEADMVEEREERGVMEAIEVEERVGVAERQEGGAVDREREPARSPSPPPALEHISLPSGHIAEVNSVLLVGGEGAVCASGSRDRNVNLWNLREGSKGALLRTLGGQGLFSTHLGWVWCLASRDNQLASGSFDSTVRLWDLGSGGTEQGLIRTKAAVLCLSFQSDVLLAGTYDKKVSIYDTRVAEPLVKSLRLHGNAVLCLAANENYIISGSKDHTVAIYDRRAGKPLQKLQLSSYLLSMCYSGGEVWAGDNRGMLHSFSVNSGALRPVSQFDVGHTSLVTGIHRSPGTLYTCSSDRTIKVHLPCAPPRTLCTLRHQASVNGLSVEAGVLAIASGDMCVEVWKARK from the exons ATGTCGGAGCCACATAACAACGTGGAAGAGCAGGTGGCAGAGCTAGACAGACATACTGACTGTCAGCCGCTTGGACCTTCAACCCAGGAGTCTAATGAAACCCCCAGACCTGAACAGTTATG GCTCTCTCCAGCATCTTATCTCTCCTCTGCAGAACCAAGCCCTTCCCCTTCTGGGGAGGGAAGTGCCCTGCTGTCGCTGCCGTGGGAGATGGTGGCTCGCATTGCCTCCCATCTTCCAGCTCAGTGTGTCATCACAGTCCTACCACGG GTGTGCCATGCTCTTGGTAATGTGTGCAAGGACAGCACAGCATGGCAACTCCGAGCGCGCAGACTCACAGGCCCCAGGGCCTGCTTCCCAGTGGGACCTAGGGACAACTTTGACTGGCCCACCGCTTGTGTTGAGATGGAGCAGCTGATTACCTGCTGGGCTGGTCAGGGGGAGTGGGCCACCAGAGAAgctgagagggacagagagaggcagggggatggaGTGGGTGGTGAACGAGGGGCTGAGGGGCCAGAAGTGGGTGATGTCCAAGGGGAAAAACCGGGCAAAGCCCAGGCGGGGGTAGAGGCACTGGCACAGGAAGCAGGGTTTGTCCCAGAGGAGGTGAGGCAGGTAGCactagaggatggagagagagagaggcatcaaGATGGTGGTccacctgctggagggaggcagaaggagggagagcagaggcaggaggctgacatggtggaagagagggaagagagaggagtgatggaggccatagaggtggaggagagggtgggggtggcagagaggcaggaggggggagctgtggatcgagagagagagccagccagGTCCCCTAGTCCTCCCCCGGCCCTGGAACATATCTCCCTCCCGTCAGGGCACATTGCTGAGGTCAACTCTGTGctgctggtggggggggagggggcggtgtGTGCCTCAGGATCACGGGACAGGAATGTAAACCTTTGGAACCTGCGGGAAGGGTCAAAGGGTGCGCTGCTGCGTAcgctgggggggcagggcctCTTCAGTACCCACCTGGGGTGGGTGTGGTGCCTGGCGTCCCGCGACAACCAGCTGGCATCTGGCTCTTTCGACAGCACAGTGAGGCTGTGGGACCTGGGGTCTGGGGGCACAGAGCAGGGCCTCATCAGGACCAAGGCCGCTgtgctctgcctctccttccagTCGGACGTGCTGCTGGCCGGCACCTACGACAAGAAGGTCAGCATCTACGACACCCGAG TGGCGGAGCCCCTGGTGAAAAGTCTCCGTCTCCATGGTAACGCAGTGCTGTGCTTGGCCGCCAATGAAAACTACATCATTTCTGGCAGCAAAGATCACACTGTGGCCATATATGACCGTAGGGCAGGAAAACCACTCCAGAAGCTCCAG CTGAGCTCCTACTTGCTGTCCATGTGCTACAGCGGCGGCGAGGTGTGGGCTGGAGACAACAGGGGCATGCTCCACTCCTTCTCCGTGAACTCTGGCGCCCTCAGGCCCGTGTCGCAGTTTGACGTGGGACACACCTCGCTGGTCACTGGCATCCACAGGTCCCCTGGGACCCTGTACACCTGCTCCTCAGACCGCACCATCAAG GTGCATCTACCATGCGCCCCTCCGAGGACACTATGCACTCTGCGCCACCAGGCTAGTGTCAATGGG ttgaGCGTGGAAGCCGGGGTGCTGGCTATCGCTTCAGGGGACATGTGTGTCGAGGTTTGGAAAGCTCGTAAATAA
- the dhps gene encoding deoxyhypusine synthase isoform X3, with protein MADHAPSVAMEAVLKPSSALPEDMPKIRGYDFNQGVDHRALLQSYITTGFQASSMGQAIQEINKMIDKRLEAVKEEEGSEVSSEPASSSQSGCTIFLGYTSNLISSGVRESIRYLAQHKMVDVIVTTAGGIEEDLIKCMAPTFLGEFSLSGKELRQRGINRIGNLLVPNDNYCKFEDWLMPILDQMVQEQTTEGTRWTPSKMIHRLGKEINNPDSVYYWAYKNDIPVFSPALTDGSLGDMIYFHSYKNPGLVLDIVEDIRRLNGRAVFAKSTGMIILGGGLIKHHIANANLMRNGADYAVFVNTGQEFDGSDSGARPDEAVSWGKIRMEAKPVKVYADASIVFPLLVAETFALNADRLMADRKD; from the exons ATGGCAGACCATGCCCCCTCTGTGGCTATGGAGGCGGTGCTGAAGCCAAGCTCCGCCCTCCCAGAGGACATGCCCAAGATCCGGGGCTATGACTTTAACCAGGGGGTGGACCACCGTGCCCTTCTGCAGTCCTACATTACCACAGGCTTCCAGGCCAGTAGCATGGGCCAGGCCATCCAGGAGATCAACAAGATG ATTGACAAGCGTCTGGAGGcagtgaaggaggaagagggaagtgAAGTCTCGTCAGAGCCTGCTTCTTCTTCCCAGTCAGGCTGCACCATCTTTCTGGGGTACACTTCCAACCTCATCAGCTCTGGAGTGAGGGAGTCTATACGCTACCTGGCCCAGCACAAAATG GTGGATGTGATAGTGACCACAGCTGGAGGTATAGAGGAGGACCTTATCAAGTGCATGGCCCCCACCTTCCTGGGAGAGTTCAGCCTGTCAGGCAAGGAGCTGCGCCAGAGAGGCATTAACAG AATAGGGAACCTTCTGGTACCCAATGATAACTACTGTAAGTTTGAGGACTGGCTGATGCCCATCCTGGACCAGATGGTGCAGGAGCAGACAACAGAG GGTACACGCTGGACGCCCTCGAAGATGATCCACAGGCTGGGGAAGGAGATCAACAACCCGGATTCTGTCTACTACTGGGCCTACAAG AATGACATCCCGGTGTTCAGCCCTGCTCTGACTGACGGCTCTCTAGGAGACATGATCTACTTCCACTCCTACAAGAACCCTGGCCTGGTGCTGGATATAGTGGAAg ATATTCGCAGGTTAAACGGCAGAGCTGTGTTTGCCAAGAGCACAGGGATGATCATTCTTGGAGGAGGGTTGATCAAGCACCATATTGCCAACGCTAACCTCATG aggaACGGAGCGGACTACGCTGTGTTTGTGAACACGGGCCAGGAGTTTGACGGTTCTGACTCAGGGGCCCGGCCTGACGAGGCAGTGTCCTGGGGGAAGATTCGAATGGAGGCTAAGCCCGTCAAG GTGTACGCTGATGCCTCCATAGTCTTCCCACTGCTGGTAGCGGAGACGTTTGCCCTCAACGCAGACCGCCTGATGGCCGACAGGAAAGACTGA
- the dhps gene encoding deoxyhypusine synthase isoform X1 encodes MAPGRSKIVEHYIMPEDTEGNFKAVCRHCNRSIACSRKALSNLHAHIKRVHPALFESMPRVKKSSPTHARPLQSPTLLANAIAENIVPLSLLESSSFKRFCQTLDPNLTVPTQDKAMADHAPSVAMEAVLKPSSALPEDMPKIRGYDFNQGVDHRALLQSYITTGFQASSMGQAIQEINKMIDKRLEAVKEEEGSEVSSEPASSSQSGCTIFLGYTSNLISSGVRESIRYLAQHKMVDVIVTTAGGIEEDLIKCMAPTFLGEFSLSGKELRQRGINRIGNLLVPNDNYCKFEDWLMPILDQMVQEQTTEGTRWTPSKMIHRLGKEINNPDSVYYWAYKNDIPVFSPALTDGSLGDMIYFHSYKNPGLVLDIVEDIRRLNGRAVFAKSTGMIILGGGLIKHHIANANLMRNGADYAVFVNTGQEFDGSDSGARPDEAVSWGKIRMEAKPVKVYADASIVFPLLVAETFALNADRLMADRKD; translated from the exons ATGGCACCTGGGAGATCCAAGATTGTGGAACACTACATCATGCCTGAAGACACAGAAGGAAACTTCAAAGCTGTGTGCAGACACTGCAACCGATCAATAGCGTGCTCCAGGAAGGCTCTCTCCAATCTGCACGCGCATATAAAG AGAGTACATCCTGCCCTCTTTGAGTCTATGCCCAGGGTGAAGAAATCCAGTCCAACCCATGCTCGCCCACTACAGAGCCCCACTCTGTTAGCTAATGCCATAGCAGAGAACATTGTACCCTTAAGTCTTTTGGAGAGTTCATCATTCAAGAGGTTCTGTCAAACCCTGGACCCAAACCTGACAGTGCCAACTC AAGATAAAGCCATGGCAGACCATGCCCCCTCTGTGGCTATGGAGGCGGTGCTGAAGCCAAGCTCCGCCCTCCCAGAGGACATGCCCAAGATCCGGGGCTATGACTTTAACCAGGGGGTGGACCACCGTGCCCTTCTGCAGTCCTACATTACCACAGGCTTCCAGGCCAGTAGCATGGGCCAGGCCATCCAGGAGATCAACAAGATG ATTGACAAGCGTCTGGAGGcagtgaaggaggaagagggaagtgAAGTCTCGTCAGAGCCTGCTTCTTCTTCCCAGTCAGGCTGCACCATCTTTCTGGGGTACACTTCCAACCTCATCAGCTCTGGAGTGAGGGAGTCTATACGCTACCTGGCCCAGCACAAAATG GTGGATGTGATAGTGACCACAGCTGGAGGTATAGAGGAGGACCTTATCAAGTGCATGGCCCCCACCTTCCTGGGAGAGTTCAGCCTGTCAGGCAAGGAGCTGCGCCAGAGAGGCATTAACAG AATAGGGAACCTTCTGGTACCCAATGATAACTACTGTAAGTTTGAGGACTGGCTGATGCCCATCCTGGACCAGATGGTGCAGGAGCAGACAACAGAG GGTACACGCTGGACGCCCTCGAAGATGATCCACAGGCTGGGGAAGGAGATCAACAACCCGGATTCTGTCTACTACTGGGCCTACAAG AATGACATCCCGGTGTTCAGCCCTGCTCTGACTGACGGCTCTCTAGGAGACATGATCTACTTCCACTCCTACAAGAACCCTGGCCTGGTGCTGGATATAGTGGAAg ATATTCGCAGGTTAAACGGCAGAGCTGTGTTTGCCAAGAGCACAGGGATGATCATTCTTGGAGGAGGGTTGATCAAGCACCATATTGCCAACGCTAACCTCATG aggaACGGAGCGGACTACGCTGTGTTTGTGAACACGGGCCAGGAGTTTGACGGTTCTGACTCAGGGGCCCGGCCTGACGAGGCAGTGTCCTGGGGGAAGATTCGAATGGAGGCTAAGCCCGTCAAG GTGTACGCTGATGCCTCCATAGTCTTCCCACTGCTGGTAGCGGAGACGTTTGCCCTCAACGCAGACCGCCTGATGGCCGACAGGAAAGACTGA
- the dhps gene encoding deoxyhypusine synthase isoform X2 — protein MAPGRSKIVEHYIMPEDTEGNFKAVCRHCNRSIACSRKALSNLHAHIKRVHPALFESMPRVKKSSPTHARPLQSPTLLANAIAENIVPLSLLESSSFKRFCQTLDPNLTVPTHKAMADHAPSVAMEAVLKPSSALPEDMPKIRGYDFNQGVDHRALLQSYITTGFQASSMGQAIQEINKMIDKRLEAVKEEEGSEVSSEPASSSQSGCTIFLGYTSNLISSGVRESIRYLAQHKMVDVIVTTAGGIEEDLIKCMAPTFLGEFSLSGKELRQRGINRIGNLLVPNDNYCKFEDWLMPILDQMVQEQTTEGTRWTPSKMIHRLGKEINNPDSVYYWAYKNDIPVFSPALTDGSLGDMIYFHSYKNPGLVLDIVEDIRRLNGRAVFAKSTGMIILGGGLIKHHIANANLMRNGADYAVFVNTGQEFDGSDSGARPDEAVSWGKIRMEAKPVKVYADASIVFPLLVAETFALNADRLMADRKD, from the exons ATGGCACCTGGGAGATCCAAGATTGTGGAACACTACATCATGCCTGAAGACACAGAAGGAAACTTCAAAGCTGTGTGCAGACACTGCAACCGATCAATAGCGTGCTCCAGGAAGGCTCTCTCCAATCTGCACGCGCATATAAAG AGAGTACATCCTGCCCTCTTTGAGTCTATGCCCAGGGTGAAGAAATCCAGTCCAACCCATGCTCGCCCACTACAGAGCCCCACTCTGTTAGCTAATGCCATAGCAGAGAACATTGTACCCTTAAGTCTTTTGGAGAGTTCATCATTCAAGAGGTTCTGTCAAACCCTGGACCCAAACCTGACAGTGCCAACTC ATAAAGCCATGGCAGACCATGCCCCCTCTGTGGCTATGGAGGCGGTGCTGAAGCCAAGCTCCGCCCTCCCAGAGGACATGCCCAAGATCCGGGGCTATGACTTTAACCAGGGGGTGGACCACCGTGCCCTTCTGCAGTCCTACATTACCACAGGCTTCCAGGCCAGTAGCATGGGCCAGGCCATCCAGGAGATCAACAAGATG ATTGACAAGCGTCTGGAGGcagtgaaggaggaagagggaagtgAAGTCTCGTCAGAGCCTGCTTCTTCTTCCCAGTCAGGCTGCACCATCTTTCTGGGGTACACTTCCAACCTCATCAGCTCTGGAGTGAGGGAGTCTATACGCTACCTGGCCCAGCACAAAATG GTGGATGTGATAGTGACCACAGCTGGAGGTATAGAGGAGGACCTTATCAAGTGCATGGCCCCCACCTTCCTGGGAGAGTTCAGCCTGTCAGGCAAGGAGCTGCGCCAGAGAGGCATTAACAG AATAGGGAACCTTCTGGTACCCAATGATAACTACTGTAAGTTTGAGGACTGGCTGATGCCCATCCTGGACCAGATGGTGCAGGAGCAGACAACAGAG GGTACACGCTGGACGCCCTCGAAGATGATCCACAGGCTGGGGAAGGAGATCAACAACCCGGATTCTGTCTACTACTGGGCCTACAAG AATGACATCCCGGTGTTCAGCCCTGCTCTGACTGACGGCTCTCTAGGAGACATGATCTACTTCCACTCCTACAAGAACCCTGGCCTGGTGCTGGATATAGTGGAAg ATATTCGCAGGTTAAACGGCAGAGCTGTGTTTGCCAAGAGCACAGGGATGATCATTCTTGGAGGAGGGTTGATCAAGCACCATATTGCCAACGCTAACCTCATG aggaACGGAGCGGACTACGCTGTGTTTGTGAACACGGGCCAGGAGTTTGACGGTTCTGACTCAGGGGCCCGGCCTGACGAGGCAGTGTCCTGGGGGAAGATTCGAATGGAGGCTAAGCCCGTCAAG GTGTACGCTGATGCCTCCATAGTCTTCCCACTGCTGGTAGCGGAGACGTTTGCCCTCAACGCAGACCGCCTGATGGCCGACAGGAAAGACTGA
- the LOC136940930 gene encoding guanine nucleotide-binding protein G(I)/G(S)/G(O) subunit gamma-12-like, whose protein sequence is MSGKVCSSNSVLQARKALEQLRVEASIDRIKISLAAAELVQYCQEHKRSDPLLTGIAASSNPFKDKKTCVLL, encoded by the exons ATGTCAGGGAAGgtgtgcagcagcaacagcgtGTTACAGGCACGGAAGGCTCTAGAACAACTGCGAGTGGAAGCTAGCATAGATCGAATTAAG ATTTCACTGGCAGCTGCAGAGCTAGTGCAGTATTGTCAAGAACACAAACGAAGTGACCCTCTCCTCACCGGCATCGCTGCCTCCTCCAACCCCTTCAAGGACAAGAAgacctgtgtgttgttgtag